From the genome of Gavia stellata isolate bGavSte3 chromosome 3, bGavSte3.hap2, whole genome shotgun sequence, one region includes:
- the IRX2 gene encoding iroquois-class homeodomain protein IRX-2: protein MSYPQGYLYQPPGSLALYSCPAYGASALAAPRSEELARSSSGSAFSPYPGSAAFTAQAAATGFTSPLQYSTDPATGFPSYMGSPYDAHTTGMTGAISYHPYGSPAYPYQLNDPAYRKNATRDATATLKAWLQEHRKNPYPTKGEKIMLAIITKMTLTQVSTWFANARRRLKKENKMTWAPRNKSEDEDDDEGDGARSKEESPEKMPESNETSAEDEGISLQVDSLTDHSCSAESDGEKLPCRAGDPLCESGSECKDKYEDIEEEEEDEEEEEEDIEEDDGGGGERDPPAKPATSSPLAAVEAPLLGHPHADAARSASKAALGGRASPGPATPASKPKLWSLAEIATSDLKSQTLGQGCQPAPLSSATPASAPHSAAYSPSSLLGRHIYYTSPFYSNYTNYGNFNALQSQGILRYNSAAVASNEGLSQTVLNASSVHKQSSDSLKTITNQLEQHYRPSSYDSKKDPTEVCTVGVQPYL from the exons ACGGGGCGTCGGCGCTGGCGGCCCCCAGGAGTGAGGAGCTGGCCAGGTCTTCGTCGGGATCGGCGTTCAGCCCTTACCCGGGATCGGCAGCTTTCACCGCCCAGGCGGCGGCCACAGGCTTCACCAGCCCGCTCCAGTACTCCACAGACCCCGCCACGGGATTCCCCTCCTACATG GGCTCCCCGTACGACGCCCATACGACGGGGATGACCGGAGCCATCAGCTACCACCCCTACGGCAGCCCTGCCTACCCCTACCAGCTCAACGACCCCGCGTACAGGAAAAACGCCACCCGCGACGCCACGGCCACGCTGAAGGCCTGGCTGCAGGAGCACCGCAAGAACCCCTACCCCACCAAGGGCGAGAAGATCATGCTGGCCATCATCACCAAGATGACCCTCACCCAGGTCTCCACCTGGTTCGCCAACGCCCGCCGGCGGCTCAAGAAGGAGAACAAGATGACCTGGGCCCCGCGGAACAAGAGCGAGGACGAGGACGACGACGAAGGCGACGGGGCGAGAAGTAAAGAGGAGAGTCCCGAGAAGATGCCCGAGAGCAACGAAACCTCCGCGGAGGACGAAG GGATCAGCTTGCAAGTCGACTCGCTGACGGACCACTCCTGCTCCGCCGAGTCGGACGGCGAGAAGCTGCCCTGCCGAGCGGGCGACCCCCTCTGCGAGTCGGGCTCGGAGTGCAAGGACAAGTACGAGGACatcgaggaggaggaggaggacgaggaggaggaggaggaggacatcGAGGAGGAcgacggcggcggcggggagcgcgaCCCGCCGGCCAAGCCCGCCACCTCCTCGCCGCTGGCGGCCGTGGAGGCCCCGCTCCTCGGCCACCCGCACGCCGACGCCGCCCGCAGCGCCAGCAAGGCGGCGCTGGGCGGCCgcgcctcccccggccccgcgaCGCCGGCCAGCAAGCCCAAGCTCTGGTCGCTGGCCGAAATCGCCACCTCGGACCTCAAGAGCCAGACCCTGGGCCAAGGCTGCCAGCCTGCGCCGCTCTCCTCGGCCACCCCCGCCTCCGCCCCGCACAGCGCTGCCTACTcgccctcctccctcctgggGAGGCATATTTATTACACCTCACCTTTTTATAGCAATTATACAAACTATGGGAACTTTAATGCTCTCCAGAGCCAGGGAATCCTGAGATACAACTCCGCAGCAGTGGCTTCAAACGAGGGACTAAGTCAGACTGTCCTAAATGCCAGCTCTGTCCACAAGCAGAGCAGTGACTCTTTGAAAACGATCACTAACCAGCTAGAACAACATTACAGGCCCTCTAGTTATGACTCTAAGAAAG ATCCCACTGAAGTCTGCACAGTAGGAGTACAACCATACCTATAG